Proteins co-encoded in one Lineus longissimus chromosome 11, tnLinLong1.2, whole genome shotgun sequence genomic window:
- the LOC135495533 gene encoding uncharacterized protein LOC135495533 isoform X4, with protein sequence MKMFSRNRNRKKKDMNHSSEANRDVLNNSKLSHHPEILAMGELPPNSNAGSLNQQNDAISKYILALAEKHKTAKKEPQTWRTFLHNFAKNSTFHGVRHVFDSSSFLARRILWGLLILVSMGFLLNQVIDRILYFSRNPVTVKVEVNFNKTLRFPAVLLCNQNSFKITEAVRLGYKSMLDDLYSKDEVDRPEVLKKHNFSHVQLDELFLSTAHKKEDMIVSCSWKYRNCDEPLNCSWNDKNCSHMNFTQVLTDHGVCYVFNGKGQKTLFVSESGASSALRVVLNVEQYENMIGPYDGAGVKILLYDRRDIPSIEDHGQGIATGTHTYVGTQVVMMKRLPPPTGNCTENTRKLDYYSYYSEHACDVICWTKFYAKQCHCILPHMPQIEDFPKCTLEQYFSCGTTAKRRMFEESFNKDRECNCKSSCDSVIYQPNFSYLSTSNFDIEKIFKFVNTEKLLRRFIGARDSSSATESDIFEVDKTILERLSENADKISHLLKVEIPNNLNATENEMEAARTSLSNIYTKILYSYEFQHYVVRKNFYRFVVAQNERMWSDVSQSYGTFFFKLRRSAQILRNMEDNEENAAKRFAVHNQALAEIEAKRYMTQASLKMARRCYKSYLLGRPGFRYPYMGVLNESVNDMIVPRALLKAALDRWSSEDDPIKEFSDNLVNLTAVYDSSAALLGSLYNNTGNETQLELYRKILGLWPPFGNCMRAHNGLRSHLLDDVYIYPVQEMEKRLENLKTVYSRLSDVLISTTQHVETMHKSLQRIKGSVWGNISAVFEKTRNYCKHKTPGKTELSKIVASSRTRDNTKFIKAFFEDTGSRCRQIYDNWQKLSTLEDDLFTLVRSDDDMLTFRKFYIPELAGNDTTFSAIGSRVKEAMANVLKFRQLAESGDSEFQESFRVLWTHFTNYLARNEINAQFYEENFLTMDIFFRELSYEMIEQQEAYNLIALLSDIGGSMGLFVGASILSIYEIFDVFIFSFVFKKKNTKKKSHIGTPEGVSL encoded by the exons AAGGACATGAACCATAGCAGCGAGGCTAACAGGGACGTGCTGAACAACTCCAAGCTGTCCCATCACCCAGAGATACTGGCGATGGGGGAGCTGCCCCCTAACAGCAACGCTGGATCCCTTAACCAGCAGAACGACGCCATCTCTAAGTACATCCTCGCCTTGGCTGAGAAGCACAAAACGGCCAAAAAGGAACCACAGACGTGGCGGACATTTCTTCATAACTTTGCCAAAAATTCCACATTTCATGGCGTCCGGCATGTTTTTGATAGTTCATCCTTTCTAGCAAGAAG AATCCTGTGGGGTCTTCTCATCCTAGTATCAATGGGCTTCCTCCTCAATCAGGTCATTGACCGCATTCTTTATTTTTCCCGAAATCCTGTCACTGTGAAAGTCGAGGTGAACTTTAACAAGACGCTGAGATTTCCCGCCGTCCTGCTTTGCAACCAGAATTCCTTCAA GATAACCGAAGCGGTTAGGCTAGGCTATAAGTCCATGTTAGATGACCTGTACTCTAAAGATGAAGTTGACCGCCCAGAAGTGTTAAAGAAACACAACTTCTCTCACGTCCAACTTGATGAATTGTTTCTTTCTACTGCACACAAGAAAGAAGACATGATAGTTAG TTGTAGTTGGAAATATAGAAATTGCGATGAACCCCTTAA TTGTAGTTGGAATGATAAAAATTGTAGCCATATGAATTTTACTCAGGTTCTGACGGATCACGGTGTGTGTTATGTGTTTAATGGGAAAGGTCAGAAGACGTTGTTTGTGTCCGAGTCAG GGGCAAGCTCTGCTCTCCGCGTTGTCCTAAACGTAGAGCAATATGAAAATATGATAGGTCCCTACGATGGTGCCGGGGTGAAGATCCTGCTGTACGATCGGAGAGACATCCCGAGTATAGAGGACCACGGTCAGGGCATTGCCACTGGGACCCATACATACGTTGGCACGCAAGTGGTCATG ATGAAACGATTACCGCCTCCAACGGGCAACTGCACGGAGAATACCAGGAAGCTGGACTATTATTCGTATTACTCCGAGCATGCATGTGATGTGATATGTTGGACGAAATTTTACGCCAAGCAGTGCCATTGTATTCTTCCGCATATGCCGCAAATAGAGG ACTTCCCAAAATGCACTTTAGAACAATATTTTAGTTGTGGCACCACAGCCAAAA GGCGGATGTTTGAAG AGAGTTTTAACAAAGATCGAGAGTGCAACTGCAAGTCAAGCTGTGACAGTGTGATTTACCAGCCAAACTTTTCCTACTTAAGCACGTCCAATTTTGATATCGAGAAAATTTTTAAGTTCGTGAATACGGAGAAGTTACTACGGCGCTTCATAGGGGCCAGGGACTCATCCAGCGCTACAGAGTCGGATATATTCGAAGTGGACAAAACTATTCTCGAAAGGTTATCCGAAAATGCGGATAAGATCAGCCATCTTCTAAAAGTAGAAATACCGAATAACTTAAATGcgacagaaaatgaaatggagGCGGCTAGGACATCGCTGTCTAATATTTACACTAAGATTCTCTACAGTTATGAATTTCAGCATTATGTTGTAAGGAAAAATTTCTATCGATTTGTTGTTGCGCAGAATGAGAGAATGTGGTCGGATGTTTCGCAGAGTTACGGTACGTTCTTCTTCAAGTTGAGGCGGTCGGCTCAAATTCTTAGAAATATGGAGGATAATGAGGAAAATGCGGCCAAGCGTTTTGCAGTTCACAACCAGGCGTTAGCGGAGATAGAGGCGAAGCGTTATATGACACAAGCTAGCTTAAAAATGGCAAGACGATGTTATAAATCGTATTTGTTGGGTCGACCAGGCTTTCGTTACCCATATATGGGAGTCTTAAACGAGTCGGTCAATGATATGATCGTACCTCGAGCTCTTTTGAAGGCGGCCCTGGATAGGTGGAGCTCTGAAGATGACCCCATTAAGGAATTTTCGGATAATCTTGTCAATTTGACAGCAGTCTATGACTCATCAGCAGCACTTCTTGGCAGtttatataataatactggcaATGAAACGCAACTAGAGTTATATAGGAAGATTTTAGGTTTGTGGCCACCGTTCGGAAATTGTATGAGGGCACACAACGGGCTACGTAGTCACCTGTTAGACGATGTGTACATTTATCCTGTGCAGGAAATGGAAAAGCGATTAGAAAATCTCAAGACTGTCTATTCGCGCCTTAGCGATGTGCTGATCAGTACAACTCAGCACGTTGAGACAATGCACAAATCACTCCAGCGCATCAAAGGCAGTGTTTGGGGCAACATCAGCGCAGTATTTGAAAAAACTAGAAACTACTGCAAGCATAAAACGCCGGGTAAAACTGAACTTTCCAAGATAGTGGCTTCGTCCCGAACTCGAGACAATACAAAGTTTATAAAAGCATTTTTCGAGGATACTGGGTCTAGGTGTCGGCAGATATATGACAATTGGCAAAAATTATCGACTTTGGAGGATGATCTTTTTACCTTAGTGCGATCTGATGATGATATGTTGACGTTTCGGAAGTTCTACATTCCGGAGTTGGCTGGCAATGATACGACTTTTAGTGCAATAGGGAGTAGGGTAAAAGAAGCCATGGCGAATGTGCTTAAATTCAGGCAGCTGGCGGAAAGCGGTGATTCTGAATTTCAGGAATCGTTTCGAGTGCTTTGGACGCACTTTACGAACTATCTTGCAAGAAATGAAATCAATGCACAATTTTATGA AGAAAACTTCCTGACTATGGACATCTTCTTCCGAGAATTAAGCTACGAGATGATTGAACAACAAGAGGCCTATAATCTCATTGCCTTACTCA gTGATATAGGAGGGTCCATGGGCCTCTTCGTTGGCGCCAGTATTCTTAGCATTTATGAGATTTTTGATgtcttcatcttttcctttgTCTTCAAGAAGAAAAACACGAAGAAAAAGTCGCACATCGGCACACCAGAGGGCGTCTCATTGTAA
- the LOC135495533 gene encoding uncharacterized protein LOC135495533 isoform X5 — MKMFSRNRNRKKKDMNHSSEANRDVLNNSKLSHHPEILAMGELPPNSNAGSLNQQNDAISKYILALAEKHKTAKKEPQTWRTFLHNFAKNSTFHGVRHVFDSSSFLARRILWGLLILVSMGFLLNQVIDRILYFSRNPVTVKVEVNFNKTLRFPAVLLCNQNSFKITEAVRLGYKSMLDDLYSKDEVDRPEVLKKHNFSHVQLDELFLSTAHKKEDMIVSCSWNDKNCSHMNFTQVLTDHGVCYVFNGKGQKTLFVSESGASSALRVVLNVEQYENMIGPYDGAGVKILLYDRRDIPSIEDHGQGIATGTHTYVGTQVVMVRKECCQFEESSAMKRLPPPTGNCTENTRKLDYYSYYSEHACDVICWTKFYAKQCHCILPHMPQIEDFPKCTLEQYFSCGTTAKRRMFEESFNKDRECNCKSSCDSVIYQPNFSYLSTSNFDIEKIFKFVNTEKLLRRFIGARDSSSATESDIFEVDKTILERLSENADKISHLLKVEIPNNLNATENEMEAARTSLSNIYTKILYSYEFQHYVVRKNFYRFVVAQNERMWSDVSQSYGTFFFKLRRSAQILRNMEDNEENAAKRFAVHNQALAEIEAKRYMTQASLKMARRCYKSYLLGRPGFRYPYMGVLNESVNDMIVPRALLKAALDRWSSEDDPIKEFSDNLVNLTAVYDSSAALLGSLYNNTGNETQLELYRKILGLWPPFGNCMRAHNGLRSHLLDDVYIYPVQEMEKRLENLKTVYSRLSDVLISTTQHVETMHKSLQRIKGSVWGNISAVFEKTRNYCKHKTPGKTELSKIVASSRTRDNTKFIKAFFEDTGSRCRQIYDNWQKLSTLEDDLFTLVRSDDDMLTFRKFYIPELAGNDTTFSAIGSRVKEAMANVLKFRQLAESGDSEFQESFRVLWTHFTNYLARNEINAQFYEENFLTMDIFFRELSYEMIEQQEAYNLIALLSDIGGSMGLFVGASILSIYEIFDVFIFSFVFKKKNTKKKSHIGTPEGVSL, encoded by the exons AAGGACATGAACCATAGCAGCGAGGCTAACAGGGACGTGCTGAACAACTCCAAGCTGTCCCATCACCCAGAGATACTGGCGATGGGGGAGCTGCCCCCTAACAGCAACGCTGGATCCCTTAACCAGCAGAACGACGCCATCTCTAAGTACATCCTCGCCTTGGCTGAGAAGCACAAAACGGCCAAAAAGGAACCACAGACGTGGCGGACATTTCTTCATAACTTTGCCAAAAATTCCACATTTCATGGCGTCCGGCATGTTTTTGATAGTTCATCCTTTCTAGCAAGAAG AATCCTGTGGGGTCTTCTCATCCTAGTATCAATGGGCTTCCTCCTCAATCAGGTCATTGACCGCATTCTTTATTTTTCCCGAAATCCTGTCACTGTGAAAGTCGAGGTGAACTTTAACAAGACGCTGAGATTTCCCGCCGTCCTGCTTTGCAACCAGAATTCCTTCAA GATAACCGAAGCGGTTAGGCTAGGCTATAAGTCCATGTTAGATGACCTGTACTCTAAAGATGAAGTTGACCGCCCAGAAGTGTTAAAGAAACACAACTTCTCTCACGTCCAACTTGATGAATTGTTTCTTTCTACTGCACACAAGAAAGAAGACATGATAGTTAG TTGTAGTTGGAATGATAAAAATTGTAGCCATATGAATTTTACTCAGGTTCTGACGGATCACGGTGTGTGTTATGTGTTTAATGGGAAAGGTCAGAAGACGTTGTTTGTGTCCGAGTCAG GGGCAAGCTCTGCTCTCCGCGTTGTCCTAAACGTAGAGCAATATGAAAATATGATAGGTCCCTACGATGGTGCCGGGGTGAAGATCCTGCTGTACGATCGGAGAGACATCCCGAGTATAGAGGACCACGGTCAGGGCATTGCCACTGGGACCCATACATACGTTGGCACGCAAGTGGTCATGGTAAGGAAGGAATGTTGTCAGTTCGAAGAATCGAGTGCA ATGAAACGATTACCGCCTCCAACGGGCAACTGCACGGAGAATACCAGGAAGCTGGACTATTATTCGTATTACTCCGAGCATGCATGTGATGTGATATGTTGGACGAAATTTTACGCCAAGCAGTGCCATTGTATTCTTCCGCATATGCCGCAAATAGAGG ACTTCCCAAAATGCACTTTAGAACAATATTTTAGTTGTGGCACCACAGCCAAAA GGCGGATGTTTGAAG AGAGTTTTAACAAAGATCGAGAGTGCAACTGCAAGTCAAGCTGTGACAGTGTGATTTACCAGCCAAACTTTTCCTACTTAAGCACGTCCAATTTTGATATCGAGAAAATTTTTAAGTTCGTGAATACGGAGAAGTTACTACGGCGCTTCATAGGGGCCAGGGACTCATCCAGCGCTACAGAGTCGGATATATTCGAAGTGGACAAAACTATTCTCGAAAGGTTATCCGAAAATGCGGATAAGATCAGCCATCTTCTAAAAGTAGAAATACCGAATAACTTAAATGcgacagaaaatgaaatggagGCGGCTAGGACATCGCTGTCTAATATTTACACTAAGATTCTCTACAGTTATGAATTTCAGCATTATGTTGTAAGGAAAAATTTCTATCGATTTGTTGTTGCGCAGAATGAGAGAATGTGGTCGGATGTTTCGCAGAGTTACGGTACGTTCTTCTTCAAGTTGAGGCGGTCGGCTCAAATTCTTAGAAATATGGAGGATAATGAGGAAAATGCGGCCAAGCGTTTTGCAGTTCACAACCAGGCGTTAGCGGAGATAGAGGCGAAGCGTTATATGACACAAGCTAGCTTAAAAATGGCAAGACGATGTTATAAATCGTATTTGTTGGGTCGACCAGGCTTTCGTTACCCATATATGGGAGTCTTAAACGAGTCGGTCAATGATATGATCGTACCTCGAGCTCTTTTGAAGGCGGCCCTGGATAGGTGGAGCTCTGAAGATGACCCCATTAAGGAATTTTCGGATAATCTTGTCAATTTGACAGCAGTCTATGACTCATCAGCAGCACTTCTTGGCAGtttatataataatactggcaATGAAACGCAACTAGAGTTATATAGGAAGATTTTAGGTTTGTGGCCACCGTTCGGAAATTGTATGAGGGCACACAACGGGCTACGTAGTCACCTGTTAGACGATGTGTACATTTATCCTGTGCAGGAAATGGAAAAGCGATTAGAAAATCTCAAGACTGTCTATTCGCGCCTTAGCGATGTGCTGATCAGTACAACTCAGCACGTTGAGACAATGCACAAATCACTCCAGCGCATCAAAGGCAGTGTTTGGGGCAACATCAGCGCAGTATTTGAAAAAACTAGAAACTACTGCAAGCATAAAACGCCGGGTAAAACTGAACTTTCCAAGATAGTGGCTTCGTCCCGAACTCGAGACAATACAAAGTTTATAAAAGCATTTTTCGAGGATACTGGGTCTAGGTGTCGGCAGATATATGACAATTGGCAAAAATTATCGACTTTGGAGGATGATCTTTTTACCTTAGTGCGATCTGATGATGATATGTTGACGTTTCGGAAGTTCTACATTCCGGAGTTGGCTGGCAATGATACGACTTTTAGTGCAATAGGGAGTAGGGTAAAAGAAGCCATGGCGAATGTGCTTAAATTCAGGCAGCTGGCGGAAAGCGGTGATTCTGAATTTCAGGAATCGTTTCGAGTGCTTTGGACGCACTTTACGAACTATCTTGCAAGAAATGAAATCAATGCACAATTTTATGA AGAAAACTTCCTGACTATGGACATCTTCTTCCGAGAATTAAGCTACGAGATGATTGAACAACAAGAGGCCTATAATCTCATTGCCTTACTCA gTGATATAGGAGGGTCCATGGGCCTCTTCGTTGGCGCCAGTATTCTTAGCATTTATGAGATTTTTGATgtcttcatcttttcctttgTCTTCAAGAAGAAAAACACGAAGAAAAAGTCGCACATCGGCACACCAGAGGGCGTCTCATTGTAA